The following proteins are encoded in a genomic region of Alistipes shahii WAL 8301:
- a CDS encoding porin: MKKFPILLLLTACWSLAAAQERPQVPAAQKRNLRTEIIAADSTGELLAQLRNMPNIEIGKGITFRPKNDWFELTMRFRMQNLLALSFDDDFTLTKTEARVKRLRLRFDGYIYSPKLVYSVQLGFTSYDTELLPGGDMNIVRDAIVYYVPNATWNIGFGQTKIKANRARINSSSALQFVDRSIVNSEFNLDRDFGFFGEYNMRHGEGFNLSAKGSVTLGEGRNWGSSPTGGLAYTGRLELYPLGRFKSKGDVIEGNYEFEERVKILLAGAYSYNHKASRLKGQRGAVMPGDATRNLGSYFVDFILEYRGFAFYTDFMGRSCSDPLFSPETGAFVYNGQGLNVQTSYLFNKKWEIALRNSTLFPDSEVQPLAGYRNWNQTTLGITRYIIGHSLKVQADMSYNTRSRSIDPNYNRWEIRFQLELGL; the protein is encoded by the coding sequence ATGAAAAAATTCCCGATCCTGCTCCTGCTGACCGCCTGCTGGTCGCTGGCCGCGGCACAGGAGAGGCCGCAGGTCCCTGCGGCGCAGAAACGCAACCTCCGCACCGAAATCATCGCGGCCGATTCGACCGGCGAACTGCTGGCACAGCTGCGCAACATGCCCAACATCGAGATCGGCAAGGGCATCACCTTCCGGCCCAAAAACGACTGGTTCGAACTGACGATGCGCTTCCGCATGCAGAACCTTCTGGCGCTGTCGTTCGACGACGACTTCACGCTCACCAAGACCGAAGCCCGCGTCAAACGGCTGCGGCTGCGCTTCGACGGTTACATCTATTCGCCCAAACTGGTCTACTCGGTCCAGCTGGGATTCACCTCCTACGACACAGAGCTGCTGCCCGGCGGCGACATGAACATCGTGCGCGACGCCATCGTCTACTACGTGCCCAACGCCACCTGGAACATCGGCTTCGGGCAGACCAAGATCAAGGCCAACCGCGCGCGGATCAACTCGTCGAGCGCCCTGCAATTCGTCGACCGGAGCATCGTCAACAGCGAATTCAACCTCGACCGCGACTTCGGGTTCTTCGGCGAATACAACATGCGCCACGGCGAGGGCTTCAACCTCTCGGCAAAAGGCTCCGTCACGCTGGGCGAAGGCCGCAACTGGGGCAGTTCGCCGACCGGAGGGCTGGCCTATACGGGGCGTCTGGAACTCTATCCGCTGGGACGCTTCAAGTCGAAGGGCGACGTCATCGAGGGCAACTACGAATTCGAGGAGCGGGTGAAGATTCTGCTCGCCGGAGCCTACTCCTACAACCACAAGGCCTCGCGGCTGAAGGGTCAGCGGGGAGCCGTGATGCCCGGCGACGCCACACGCAACCTGGGGTCCTATTTCGTCGATTTCATCCTCGAATACCGGGGCTTCGCCTTCTACACCGATTTCATGGGCCGTTCGTGCAGCGACCCGCTGTTCAGCCCCGAAACCGGAGCCTTCGTCTACAACGGGCAGGGTCTCAACGTGCAGACCAGCTACCTGTTCAACAAAAAATGGGAAATCGCCCTGCGCAACTCGACGCTGTTCCCGGACAGCGAAGTGCAGCCGCTGGCCGGATACCGCAACTGGAACCAGACCACGCTGGGCATCACGCGCTACATCATCGGCCACAGCCTCAAAGTGCAGGCCGACATGTCGTACAACACCCGGAGCAGGTCCATAGACCCCAATTACAACCGCTGGGAGATCCGCTTCCAGCTGGAGCTGGGGCTTTGA